The segment CGGGCCCGCGGTACCCACACCGCCGGGTCCGACTACGACCTCGGCCTGTACTACCGCCCCGGGCAGCTCGACACCGGCGCGCTGCGGGAGTCGGCCGCCGAGCTGTGCGGCCGGCCGGTGGAGGTGACCGAGCCCGGCGGCTGGGGCCCCTGGGTGGACGGCGGCGCCTGGCTGGACATCGGCCCGGTCCGGGTCGACTGGATCTACCGGGACGTGCAGCGGGTGCGCCACTACGCGGCCGAGGCCCGCCACGGCCGGTACGTCTCCGGCCAGCAGCCCGGCCACCCGTACGGCGTGCCGTCCTACGCGTACGTCGGCGAGCTGGCGCTCGCCCGGGTGCTGGCCGACCCCGACGGGGAACTGGCCGCGCTGCGCGGCGAAATCGGCGCGTTCCCGGCCGAGTTGACCAGGACGCTGGAGGCCGACGCGGCCTGGGAGGCCCCGTTCGCGCTGGCCAACGCGCGCAAGGGGGCCCGGCGCGGGGACGCCGGGTACGTCGCCGGGTGCCTGTTCCGGGCCGTCGGCCTGCTGGCGCACGCGCTGCACGCGCGGGCCGGCCAGTGGATGGTCAACGAGAAGGGCGCGATCGCCTCGGCCGGCCGACTGCCGTGCGCGCCACCGGAGTTCGAGCGACGCGCGCAGGAGCTGTTCGCGCCCGGCGGCACCGACCCGGCGAGCCTGGCGGCCGTCCTGGACCGGGCCGAGGAACTGGCCCGCGACGTGCTGGCCGGAGCGGAAGGAACCCGATGACAGCCGCCGAACTCACCACCCCCAGGCTGCTGTTGCGCCAGTGGAAGGACGAAGACCTGGACCGGTGGGCGGAGTTGAACGCCGACCCGCAGGTGCGCCGGTACTTCGGCACCCTGCTCGACCGGGAGCAGTCCGCCGGCTCGCTCGAGCACTTCCGGACCGAACTGGCGCAGCGCGGCTGGGGCTGGTGGGCGGTCGAACTCCGTTCGGAGCGCCGCTTCCTGGGCTTCGCCGGGCTCGACCCGGTCGACCCGGAGATGCCCTTCGACGGCGTCGAGGCCGGTTGGCGGCTGCACCGCGACGCCTGGGGCCACGGCTACG is part of the Kitasatospora cineracea genome and harbors:
- a CDS encoding nucleotidyltransferase domain-containing protein, which encodes MTNENASTDAGADEAVLGPVLQRLARVGGIVGVCLGGSRARGTHTAGSDYDLGLYYRPGQLDTGALRESAAELCGRPVEVTEPGGWGPWVDGGAWLDIGPVRVDWIYRDVQRVRHYAAEARHGRYVSGQQPGHPYGVPSYAYVGELALARVLADPDGELAALRGEIGAFPAELTRTLEADAAWEAPFALANARKGARRGDAGYVAGCLFRAVGLLAHALHARAGQWMVNEKGAIASAGRLPCAPPEFERRAQELFAPGGTDPASLAAVLDRAEELARDVLAGAEGTR
- a CDS encoding GNAT family N-acetyltransferase, which translates into the protein MTAAELTTPRLLLRQWKDEDLDRWAELNADPQVRRYFGTLLDREQSAGSLEHFRTELAQRGWGWWAVELRSERRFLGFAGLDPVDPEMPFDGVEAGWRLHRDAWGHGYATEAGRAVLRYGFEELGLTEILAVIAAGNTPSRAVAERLGMVHDPAADFLDPGVPPGPQQRAVLYRLARG